Proteins encoded by one window of Synechococcus sp. MVIR-18-1:
- a CDS encoding FAD-binding oxidoreductase, whose translation MSSTAVLAPKSLEELGQLIADLHAEGRPWVPSGLGSRLHWGPPLAADSGPVLSMRELSGIIDHAVDDLTITVDAGMPLADLQAALAEHQQWLPLNWPWGSSMASPSSAGTIGGLVARGLSGGLRQRHLGVRDQIIGISLIRSDGVSARAGGRVVKNVAGYDLMRLLCGSWGSLALISALTLRVQPIREPRGQLVLDGDVSQLEAFRAAVVGSSFTPEWMDWELRPDQGAKILLGVASISDGAVVDQLNRLETLADQQGLSTERMPWETPIPEGSFTHEDPAWLLRLCLPPAQLQHLFSSRECTALKGWSWQLAAGAGSGEAWQPSGSPTPEYLIEALRRRVMELGGQLSALIQPGTQPGALPAWLDAPSRPLIEAVKHQFDPKQQLCRGRLPGVAAPLNSAHSGS comes from the coding sequence ATGTCCTCCACAGCGGTACTAGCACCCAAGTCTCTTGAGGAGCTTGGCCAACTCATCGCCGACCTGCATGCCGAAGGACGGCCCTGGGTCCCCTCCGGCCTGGGCAGCCGTCTGCACTGGGGCCCTCCCCTCGCCGCAGATTCGGGGCCGGTGCTGAGCATGCGCGAGCTGTCCGGAATCATTGACCACGCGGTTGATGACCTCACGATCACCGTGGATGCCGGCATGCCCTTGGCCGACCTCCAGGCAGCCCTGGCCGAGCATCAGCAATGGCTGCCGCTCAACTGGCCCTGGGGCAGCAGCATGGCCTCGCCTTCATCGGCGGGAACGATCGGCGGACTTGTGGCCAGGGGGTTGTCTGGAGGTCTGCGCCAACGTCACTTAGGCGTGCGCGACCAGATCATTGGCATCAGCTTGATCCGCAGCGATGGGGTGAGCGCCCGTGCGGGCGGGCGGGTCGTGAAAAACGTGGCGGGCTATGACCTAATGCGACTGCTCTGCGGCAGCTGGGGCAGCCTCGCCTTGATCAGCGCGCTCACCTTGCGCGTGCAACCGATTCGTGAACCACGCGGTCAGCTGGTCCTGGACGGTGATGTCAGCCAACTCGAAGCCTTCCGAGCCGCAGTGGTGGGCAGCAGCTTCACACCCGAATGGATGGATTGGGAGCTGCGCCCGGACCAGGGCGCAAAGATCCTGCTGGGCGTGGCCAGCATCAGTGATGGTGCGGTCGTCGACCAACTCAACCGGCTCGAGACACTCGCTGACCAGCAGGGGCTAAGCACAGAGCGCATGCCCTGGGAGACCCCCATCCCGGAAGGATCTTTCACCCACGAAGATCCGGCCTGGCTGCTGCGCCTCTGCCTACCGCCCGCCCAGCTCCAGCATTTGTTCAGCTCGCGCGAATGCACGGCTCTCAAGGGCTGGTCTTGGCAGCTCGCCGCTGGAGCCGGCAGCGGCGAGGCCTGGCAACCCAGCGGTTCTCCCACACCGGAATACCTGATCGAAGCACTGAGACGGCGGGTGATGGAGTTAGGGGGTCAGCTCAGCGCGCTGATCCAACCTGGAACCCAGCCAGGGGCTCTACCCGCCTGGCTGGATGCCCCATCCCGCCCCTTGATTGAAGCCGTGAAGCATCAGTTTGACCCGAAACAACAGCTCTGCAGAGGACGGCTGCCCGGGGTGGCAGCGCCTCTCAACTCAGCGCATAGCGGCAGCTGA